The following coding sequences lie in one Klebsiella huaxiensis genomic window:
- a CDS encoding divergent polysaccharide deacetylase family protein produces MLQFRAIALAVTTTLVMASPVFAGKLSIVIDDFGYRPQTENQVLALPATISVAVLPNAPHAREMATKAHNLGHEVLIHLPMAPLSKQPLEKDTLRPDMNSSEIERIIREAYGKVPYAVGLNNHMGSAMTSNLFGMQKVMQALERYNLYFLDSVTIGNTQAMRAAQGTGVKVIKRKVFLDDTQNEADIRYQFNRAIALARRNGSAIAIGHPHPTTVRVLQQMVYNLPPDITLVRPSSLLNEPQVDTSTPNIAPPPAQPPRNPFRGVKLCKPKRPPEPVNASRFFTVLSESISQSALVQYYQLKWQGWDNPTN; encoded by the coding sequence TTGCTTCAATTTCGCGCAATTGCACTCGCGGTAACCACTACGCTGGTTATGGCGTCGCCGGTTTTTGCCGGCAAACTCTCCATTGTTATTGACGACTTTGGCTATCGTCCACAAACCGAAAACCAGGTGCTGGCGCTGCCAGCGACGATCTCCGTGGCCGTACTCCCTAATGCACCTCATGCTCGAGAAATGGCGACAAAAGCACATAACCTCGGCCATGAGGTGCTGATTCACCTGCCGATGGCGCCGCTGAGCAAGCAGCCGCTGGAAAAAGATACGCTCCGCCCGGATATGAACAGCAGCGAGATCGAGCGCATAATCCGCGAAGCTTATGGCAAAGTCCCGTACGCCGTGGGGCTGAACAACCATATGGGCAGCGCCATGACGTCAAATCTGTTTGGTATGCAGAAGGTGATGCAGGCTCTGGAGCGCTACAACCTCTATTTCCTTGATAGCGTCACTATCGGTAATACCCAGGCCATGCGCGCGGCGCAGGGCACCGGCGTGAAGGTGATCAAGCGCAAGGTGTTCCTCGACGACACGCAGAACGAAGCGGATATCCGCTATCAGTTCAACCGCGCAATCGCTCTGGCACGGCGCAACGGTTCGGCTATCGCCATCGGCCACCCGCACCCAACTACGGTGCGTGTGCTGCAGCAGATGGTGTATAACCTGCCGCCGGATATAACCCTGGTACGCCCGAGCAGCCTGCTCAACGAGCCGCAGGTCGATACCTCAACGCCGAATATCGCGCCGCCGCCTGCACAGCCGCCGCGCAACCCGTTCCGCGGCGTGAAGTTGTGCAAACCGAAGCGTCCGCCGGAGCCTGTGAACGCCAGTCGCTTCTTTACTGTTCTGAGCGAAAGCATCAGCCAAAGCGCGCTGGTGCAGTACTATCAGTTGAAGTGGCAAGGTTGGGATAACCCCACTAACTAA
- the envC gene encoding murein hydrolase activator EnvC — protein MRGKATYSNTWIATAVRSVLYASALSAGVLLCAASAHADDRDQLKSIQADIAAKQRAIKQQQQQRSSLLDQLRAQEEAISAAARQLRETQNTLNQLNKQIDEMNAALAKLERQRASQERNLSAQLDAAFRQGPHTGIQMILSGEEGQRNQRLQAYFGYLNQARQETIAQLKQTREDVAVQKTMLEEKQSQQQTLVYEQRAQQNKLELARNERKKTLASLESSIQKGQQQLSELRANESRLRGRIAQAEAAAKARAEREAREAQSVRDRQQEASRKGTTYKPTESERSLISRTGGLGVPRGQAFWPVRGSILHRYGEQLQGELRWKGMVIAASEGTEVKAVADGRVILADWLQGYGLVVVVEHGKGDMSLYGYNQSALVSVGTQVRAGQPIALVGSSGGQGRPSLYFEIRRQGQAVNPQPWLGR, from the coding sequence ATGAGGGGAAAGGCGACTTATTCAAATACATGGATCGCAACGGCAGTTCGGTCCGTCCTGTACGCCAGCGCGCTTAGCGCTGGCGTATTGCTGTGCGCCGCATCTGCCCACGCCGATGACCGCGACCAGCTGAAATCTATTCAGGCCGATATCGCCGCCAAACAGCGGGCGATTAAACAACAGCAGCAGCAGCGCTCTTCCCTGCTCGACCAGCTTAGAGCACAGGAAGAAGCCATCTCCGCCGCCGCGCGTCAACTGCGTGAAACCCAGAACACCCTGAACCAGCTGAATAAGCAGATCGACGAAATGAACGCCGCGCTCGCTAAGCTGGAACGTCAGCGTGCGTCGCAGGAACGCAATCTCTCTGCACAGCTTGATGCTGCATTTCGTCAAGGGCCGCATACCGGCATCCAGATGATCCTTAGCGGTGAGGAGGGGCAGCGTAATCAGCGTCTCCAGGCCTATTTTGGTTATCTGAACCAGGCACGTCAGGAAACCATCGCCCAGCTCAAGCAGACCCGCGAAGACGTGGCGGTGCAAAAAACCATGCTGGAAGAGAAACAGAGCCAGCAGCAAACTCTGGTTTACGAACAACGCGCCCAGCAAAACAAGCTGGAACTGGCGCGTAACGAGCGTAAAAAGACCCTCGCCAGCCTTGAATCCTCTATTCAGAAAGGCCAGCAGCAACTAAGCGAATTACGGGCTAACGAATCGCGCCTACGTGGTCGTATCGCCCAGGCGGAAGCGGCAGCTAAAGCGCGCGCGGAGCGTGAAGCCCGCGAGGCGCAAAGCGTTCGCGATCGCCAGCAGGAAGCCTCGCGCAAAGGTACCACCTACAAACCCACCGAGAGCGAACGCTCGCTGATCTCCCGAACCGGCGGTCTTGGCGTACCTCGCGGCCAGGCATTCTGGCCAGTACGCGGATCAATTCTCCATCGCTATGGCGAACAGCTGCAAGGTGAACTACGTTGGAAAGGGATGGTTATCGCTGCGTCTGAAGGCACCGAGGTCAAAGCTGTTGCCGATGGTCGGGTTATTCTCGCCGATTGGCTGCAGGGTTATGGCCTGGTGGTAGTCGTTGAACACGGCAAAGGCGACATGAGTCTTTACGGCTATAACCAAAGCGCGCTGGTCAGCGTCGGCACTCAGGTCCGGGCGGGCCAGCCGATTGCTCTCGTAGGCAGCAGCGGCGGTCAGGGCCGTCCGTCGCTCTATTTCGAAATTCGCCGCCAGGGTCAGGCGGTCAATCCACAGCCGTGGTTGGGAAGATAA
- the gpmM gene encoding 2,3-bisphosphoglycerate-independent phosphoglycerate mutase → MSVSKKPMVLVILDGYGYREDQQDNAIYSAKTPVMDALWAKRPHTLIDASGLEVGLPDRQMGNSEVGHVNLGAGRIVYQDLTRLDVEIKERTFFANPVLTAAVDKAVAAGKAVHIMGLMSPGGVHSHEDHIMAMVELAAERGAEKIYLHAFLDGRDTPPRSAEKTLAKFEDKFAALGKGRVASIIGRYYAMDRDNRWDRVEHAYDLMTLAKGEFQAETAVAGLQAAYARDENDEFVKATVIRAEGQADAAMEDGDALIFMNFRADRAREITRAFVNADFDGFARKKVVNLDFVMLTEYAADIKVACAYPPASLANTFGEWMAKNDKTQLRISETEKYAHVTFFFNGGVEEPFKGEDRILINSPKVATYDLQPEMSSAELTEKLVAAITGGQYDTIICNYPNGDMVGHTGVMEAAVKAVETLDHCIDQVTKAVESVGGQLLITADHGNAEQMRDPATGQAHTAHTNLPVPLIYVGDKNVKVANGGKLSDIAPTMLTLMGMEIPQEMTGKPLFIVE, encoded by the coding sequence ATGTCGGTTTCTAAAAAACCTATGGTACTGGTGATTCTGGATGGCTACGGCTACCGCGAAGACCAGCAGGATAACGCTATTTACAGTGCTAAAACCCCCGTTATGGATGCATTGTGGGCGAAACGTCCGCATACCCTGATTGATGCTTCCGGCCTGGAAGTGGGTCTGCCGGATCGTCAAATGGGTAACTCCGAAGTGGGCCACGTCAACCTTGGCGCAGGCCGTATCGTGTACCAGGACCTGACCCGTCTGGACGTTGAAATTAAAGAACGCACCTTCTTCGCCAACCCGGTGCTGACCGCAGCGGTTGATAAAGCCGTTGCCGCAGGCAAAGCTGTGCATATCATGGGTCTGATGTCTCCGGGCGGCGTTCACAGCCATGAAGACCACATCATGGCGATGGTCGAACTGGCCGCTGAACGCGGCGCGGAAAAAATCTATCTGCACGCTTTCCTCGACGGCCGCGATACCCCGCCGCGCAGCGCTGAAAAGACGCTGGCGAAATTCGAAGACAAATTTGCCGCACTCGGCAAAGGCCGTGTCGCCTCAATCATTGGTCGTTACTACGCTATGGACCGCGACAACCGTTGGGATCGCGTTGAACATGCTTACGATCTGATGACTCTGGCGAAGGGCGAGTTCCAGGCTGAGACCGCCGTGGCAGGCCTGCAGGCTGCTTACGCGCGTGATGAAAATGACGAATTCGTTAAAGCGACCGTTATCCGCGCTGAAGGCCAGGCCGATGCGGCAATGGAAGACGGCGATGCGCTGATTTTCATGAACTTCCGTGCCGACCGCGCCCGTGAAATCACCCGCGCCTTCGTCAACGCCGATTTCGACGGCTTTGCGCGTAAGAAAGTCGTTAACCTCGATTTCGTGATGCTGACCGAATACGCCGCCGATATCAAAGTTGCCTGTGCTTACCCACCGGCCTCTCTGGCGAACACCTTCGGCGAGTGGATGGCGAAAAACGACAAAACCCAGCTGCGTATCTCCGAAACTGAGAAATATGCGCACGTGACCTTCTTCTTTAACGGCGGCGTTGAAGAGCCGTTCAAAGGCGAAGACCGCATTCTGATCAACTCGCCGAAAGTCGCGACCTACGATCTGCAGCCGGAAATGAGCTCCGCTGAGCTGACCGAAAAACTGGTTGCCGCTATCACTGGCGGTCAGTACGACACCATCATCTGTAACTACCCGAATGGCGATATGGTTGGCCACACCGGAGTGATGGAAGCGGCAGTCAAAGCGGTTGAAACTCTGGATCACTGCATCGATCAGGTGACCAAGGCCGTTGAATCCGTCGGCGGTCAGCTGCTGATCACCGCAGACCACGGCAACGCCGAGCAGATGCGTGACCCGGCCACTGGCCAGGCTCACACCGCTCACACCAACCTGCCTGTTCCGCTGATTTACGTTGGCGATAAAAACGTGAAAGTCGCTAACGGCGGTAAACTTTCCGACATCGCGCCAACCATGCTGACGCTGATGGGAATGGAAATCCCGCAAGAGATGACTGGCAAGCCGCTGTTCATCGTGGAATAA
- a CDS encoding rhodanese-like domain-containing protein — protein sequence MQEIMQFIGRHPVLSIAWVALLVAVLFTTFKGLMSKVKVITRGEATRLINKEDAVVVDLRQRDDFRKGHIAGSVNLLPTDIKANNVGELEKHKAQPIIVVDGSGMQAQEPASALNKAGFEKVFVLKEGIAGWSGENLPLVRGK from the coding sequence ATGCAAGAAATTATGCAATTCATCGGCCGTCACCCCGTCCTGAGCATCGCGTGGGTCGCGCTGCTGGTGGCGGTGCTGTTCACCACCTTTAAAGGGCTGATGTCGAAAGTTAAAGTCATCACCCGCGGTGAAGCGACGCGCCTAATCAACAAAGAAGATGCCGTGGTTGTCGACCTGCGTCAGCGTGACGATTTCCGTAAAGGCCATATTGCGGGTTCTGTTAACCTGCTGCCGACCGATATCAAAGCAAATAACGTCGGTGAGTTGGAAAAGCACAAAGCACAACCCATTATAGTGGTAGACGGTTCCGGTATGCAGGCACAAGAACCCGCCAGCGCGCTGAACAAAGCCGGTTTTGAAAAGGTCTTCGTACTGAAAGAAGGCATCGCAGGCTGGAGCGGCGAGAATCTTCCGCTGGTACGCGGTAAATAA
- the grxC gene encoding glutaredoxin 3, which translates to MANIDIYTKATCPFCVRAKALLKSKGVAFNELPIDGNAAKREEMIQRSGRTTVPQIFIDAQHIGGCDDLYALDSRGGLDPLLR; encoded by the coding sequence ATGGCCAATATTGATATCTATACCAAAGCGACCTGCCCGTTCTGCGTGCGTGCGAAAGCGCTGCTGAAGAGCAAGGGCGTGGCGTTCAACGAGTTGCCAATCGATGGCAATGCTGCGAAGCGTGAAGAGATGATTCAGCGCAGCGGTCGGACGACGGTTCCGCAGATTTTTATTGATGCGCAGCACATTGGCGGCTGTGACGACTTGTACGCGCTTGATTCACGTGGTGGACTCGATCCCCTCTTGCGCTAA